Genomic segment of Thermomicrobiales bacterium:
TCGTCTGGGGCATGTTCGCGCCGCATCAGGTGGCGATTCTGCGTGGCGAAGAGGCCGATATCCTCAAGCCGGACGCGGTCATCCTGGCTGGTGGCGCAATGGAGCGCGCCGCCGCGTTTCCCGGCTGGACGCTGCCCGGCGTCGTCATGGCCGGCGGCGTCCAGACGCTGCTTGGTCGCGAGGGCATTCTTCCCGGTCGACGTTTCCTCGTCGCCGGAACCGGGCCGCTCCTGTTGGCCGTGGCGGCTGAGATCGCCGAGGCGGGCGGACAGGTCGTTGGCGTCGTCGAGGGTAGTCAGGCGACCGCGCCACTCCGTCATCTGCACCACTTCTGGGGCCAGATGCGGCGCGTCAAGGAAGCGTGGGACTACCGACGCATCCTCGACCGGCACGACATTCCGATGCACAACGGGCACATCGTTGTTGCGGCGCGTGGCGACGGTCGGGTCGAAGAGGTGACGTTCGCGCAGGTCGACCCGGAGTGGCAGGTGCTACCAGATACGGAGCGCACCGTCGCAGTCGACGCCCTCTGCCTGCACTTCGGCTTCGAGGCGCTCACTGAGATCGCCCGGATGGTTGAGTGCGACATTGCCCAGGATCCCGATCGGGGCGGCTGGCATGTCACGCACGACGATGGCATGCGCACCAGCAACCCGTCGATCTATGTCGCCGGCCAGATCGCCGGCATCGGTGGCGCGGACCTGGCCGAATCGACCGGCGCGATGGCGGGCCTGTCCGCAGCGCGCGACCTTGGTCTGCTCGGCGAGCGCGCGTACACTGCGCAGGCGGGTCCGTTGCAGCGAGAGATCGCGCAGCGCCGCGATATCGCGCGGGTGCTCAACACGATCTACTCACCGGGTCCAGCACTGCCCGACCTCGTCATGCCCGACACTGTCATCTGCCGCTGCGAAGAGGTGACTGCTGGCGCGATTGATGCCGCGCTGGCCGAGGGCACGGTGTCGATCAACGACATCAAGCGCCGCACGCGCTGCGGCATGGGCATGTGCCAGAGCCGCATCTGCTCCCCGATCGTCCGCGCCTACGTCGAGCGCAAGGTCGGCGCGACAGCCGAGGAAGTCGGCCTGATCACCGCCCGCCCACCACTACGCCCGATCCCGTTGGGCGCGCTGGCAGATTTGGCTGAGGAGCATATTGGGGATGTACTGACGGCAGGGGACGAATAGGATATGCAAGGGGGCGTATCGCATACGCCTGGCTAGACCAATGGCTGCGTAGAAGCGTGTCAATAGCGGTGCTGGGTGCCGATTTGGCGTGCTGTGGGCCAAACGGGCGTATGCGATACGCCCCTGCTATGGAAGCAGCTGTCAACCTGTTACAGCATCGTCGTTCCTCTCGTTGGGTTCCCCAGCTGTGCGTGAGGGGGTGTGGCAGCGGGCGCGGTCGGCAGTGGGGCCCGGCGCATCGGTCGACGGTCTGTCAGCCTGCTATCCGTGGGTTGGGTACCACCTGACACTGACTCCGTCGGGAGCGCTCTCCAACTACAAACGCGCGTCCAGCACACCGGCCTGGCGCCATGGGGCGTCGAGGGTGCTCCACCATGAGCGTGCCCGGTCCCCACTGTCGACTGCGTCCGGTGCCACACCCGCTCAGTCTCAATCTGCCGCGAGCGATGTCACTCGCGCTGATGACGATCCTGCCGTCGTCGCCAGGAACTGTGCCTGTCGTTGCTCTGCAACCACCTGCCCAATTGCCCAGAGCACGCCGACCAGTTCGCGGGCGACGGCCGTCACCGCCAGCGGTTTGGGCTTGCCACGCTCAACCAGCCGCCAGTAGCGGCGATGCAGGCGACGTTGCGCCTTGGCACTGATGGCGATGATCGCCGGATCAACGTTCCGTTGGCGGGTGGCCAATGCTTTGCTGACCGCCGGGACACGCGGTGCATGATGGGCGGCCTCGACCAGGACATGCCGCGCACGGGTATTGCCGGCTTTGCTGATCCCGCCCTGCCGCCGCCGATCTCCGCTTGAGGCCTCGGTCGGCGTCAACCCGACGTAGCGCATCAACTCGCGCGGATGGTCGAAGCGACTCGGATCGCCCAACTCGACCACCAGGGTGGCAGCCGTGACCAGCTCAATCCCCCGTAACGCCTGATAGGCGGCAGCCAGTTCAGCGTGGCGGCTGGCCTGGATCGCCGTCGCGATGGCCAGCTCCAGCCGCTCGAGCCGGGCTTCGGTCTCGGCCAGCGCTCCCAGGTGCTCACGCAAGACCGTCTGTTGGGCACTATGGGGCAGGACCAGTCCGTGTAACCAGCTCCGATGCTTACCGGTCCAGGCATTGACTCCCTCAGCGGGTCGCACGTCGAGGCGCAGCAGCATCCCACTGATACGATGGCGCATGCGGGTCACGTCCTGACGGGCGGCGTGGCGGGCACGAACCAGGTCACGCAGCGCCTCGTCGGCTTCATCCGGCACCCAGACCGTCGTCAGATAGCCACCCCGGAGCAACGCAGCCAACTGGCAGGCATCGCGTCGGTCGGTCTTGACGCGGTCACCAGGCCGTTTCGGGACCAGCGAGGGCGCAATCACGACGCAGGTGATCCCCATTCTTGTCAGTTGTCGCTGGAGCGTGTAGCCACAGGCTCCAGCTTCGTAGGCAACCTCTAGCGTCGTGGGATCCCCCAGCTGAGCCATGATCTTGCGGACTGCCTCGGGGCGGTTCGGAATGGTGGCCACGACCTGCGCTGGTTCCCGGCCAGGCGTGGCGACGGCGAGTGTGATCGTCTCCTTGTGCACGTCACAACCGACATACTGACTGATGTTATCCTGTCCCATGGCCGTCTCCCTTCGTTGGTAGCACTGCGCGCGATCGATCCGGTTCCGCGTAATCTACGGTATCGCGTCGCGGAGACGGCTGCTTCCATGGTAACTACATTTCAGGGGTGTCTCACGATCATATTTCTGGCGTTCGGGAAAGGATGTCGCTATGGTTTCAGCACCGATTCCGCAATCGCAGTGAGCACCGGCAGCGGTTCGCCGCCCTGGCCGAAGTAGACAAACACAACCGGACCCTGCCGGATGTAAATCGACGCGGTCGCCGTGCCTTCGGCGGTCGGCTGGGTCACCGCCACCGCCTCGTCTCCGAGTTGCGGCGCATCGGCTTCGGCTGCGCCCTGCGTGGTGGCCAGGATCTTCAGCCAGTTGATCGCCTCGCCGGCCTGCTCCGGACTCCCGTACTCGTTAATCGTCGTCAGGATCGTAGATGGCAGACCGCCAGATTCATCGTCGCGCGCAAAGGCACGGAAGACGTGGCGCTTGAATCCCCAGGTGTTCAGCCGCTGCAGGTGCGCCGCCGGATCGCTATAGGCATTGGCCAGATCCTGCGCCGTGCGCGTTCCCTGTTCGGCGATGATGTATCCCGCACCACCATCGGGCAGATTCGCAAGCGCTGGGAGCAACGGTTCCAGATCGCTGACTGCCGTCGGCGACGCGTTCCCTGTTGGCGACGCGGCCACAGTCGGGGTGACCGTTGGTGATGGCTCAGGTGTTGCTGACGGACTGGGCGTCGCTGTCGCTGTTGCAGTTGGTGGCAGTGGTGTCGCGGTCGGAGTCTCTGTCGGCGTGCTGGTCGGATCGGCATCGTCGCGGGTATCCGGCCCGGAGCATGCTGCAGCAGCGACAATAAGTGCTGTGATCGCGACGAACATCGCCAATCGCCACACGAGGCCATTGAACCGAACCA
This window contains:
- a CDS encoding NAD(P)/FAD-dependent oxidoreductase; translated protein: MTDKSNAPEVVVVGAGPAGIAAATMLLSQGARVTLIDEMPEVGGQYYKQRLAARDLSRGRDLDERIEKSQDRLSALHGERFTALTGTLVWGMFAPHQVAILRGEEADILKPDAVILAGGAMERAAAFPGWTLPGVVMAGGVQTLLGREGILPGRRFLVAGTGPLLLAVAAEIAEAGGQVVGVVEGSQATAPLRHLHHFWGQMRRVKEAWDYRRILDRHDIPMHNGHIVVAARGDGRVEEVTFAQVDPEWQVLPDTERTVAVDALCLHFGFEALTEIARMVECDIAQDPDRGGWHVTHDDGMRTSNPSIYVAGQIAGIGGADLAESTGAMAGLSAARDLGLLGERAYTAQAGPLQREIAQRRDIARVLNTIYSPGPALPDLVMPDTVICRCEEVTAGAIDAALAEGTVSINDIKRRTRCGMGMCQSRICSPIVRAYVERKVGATAEEVGLITARPPLRPIPLGALADLAEEHIGDVLTAGDE
- a CDS encoding IS110 family transposase, encoding MGQDNISQYVGCDVHKETITLAVATPGREPAQVVATIPNRPEAVRKIMAQLGDPTTLEVAYEAGACGYTLQRQLTRMGITCVVIAPSLVPKRPGDRVKTDRRDACQLAALLRGGYLTTVWVPDEADEALRDLVRARHAARQDVTRMRHRISGMLLRLDVRPAEGVNAWTGKHRSWLHGLVLPHSAQQTVLREHLGALAETEARLERLELAIATAIQASRHAELAAAYQALRGIELVTAATLVVELGDPSRFDHPRELMRYVGLTPTEASSGDRRRQGGISKAGNTRARHVLVEAAHHAPRVPAVSKALATRQRNVDPAIIAISAKAQRRLHRRYWRLVERGKPKPLAVTAVARELVGVLWAIGQVVAEQRQAQFLATTAGSSSARVTSLAAD